In the genome of Mycobacteriales bacterium, one region contains:
- a CDS encoding MCE family protein: MTYRRLPRVLVAALALAFALGGCSLTQGLYGVSLPGSVGGPVRVVAYFDNVSDLVPQSSVKVADVTVGTVEKITLAKVTDPSGQPRWAAKVVMQIQKSAHLPSNTVAILQQTSLLGEKFVELGPPAGVPPAAGFLSPTGPDGAITIQYGNTTSYPDIEAVFGALSFLLNGGGLGQLETIDYELSQALTGREASVRDLLHQLNVLLGGLNTQKSEIVRALNATEALSSQLEAQRQTIATALDELGPGLKVLADERDQLVGLLSSLSNLGVVATRVINASQAATTADFADLKPIVARIAAAGSSLPRSLDLLLDYPFPLDSVAAIPGDYTALYATVLVSPQTCAVLMLPINVCPTALASRQGGTTGRGATGNGSPLLPTVSPLVPTQTGPVAAGEQALERLLGVVGTP; the protein is encoded by the coding sequence ATGACCTACCGCCGGCTCCCCCGGGTCCTCGTCGCCGCGCTCGCCCTCGCCTTCGCACTTGGCGGCTGCTCCCTCACCCAAGGTCTCTACGGGGTGTCCCTGCCGGGATCGGTCGGAGGCCCGGTCCGGGTTGTCGCCTACTTCGACAACGTCTCCGACCTGGTCCCGCAATCTTCGGTCAAGGTCGCCGACGTGACGGTCGGCACCGTGGAGAAGATCACCCTGGCGAAGGTCACCGACCCGAGCGGTCAGCCCAGGTGGGCGGCCAAGGTCGTCATGCAGATCCAGAAGTCGGCGCACCTGCCCAGCAACACCGTGGCGATCCTTCAGCAGACTAGCCTGCTCGGTGAGAAGTTCGTCGAGCTCGGGCCACCAGCCGGGGTGCCCCCCGCCGCCGGTTTCCTCAGCCCGACCGGTCCGGACGGCGCGATCACGATCCAATACGGCAACACCACTTCCTACCCCGACATCGAAGCGGTCTTCGGGGCGCTTTCGTTCCTGCTCAATGGCGGCGGTCTGGGCCAGCTCGAGACGATCGACTACGAGCTCTCCCAGGCGCTGACCGGCCGCGAGGCCAGCGTTCGAGACCTGCTCCACCAGCTCAACGTGTTGCTCGGCGGCCTCAACACCCAGAAGTCGGAGATCGTCCGCGCTCTGAACGCGACCGAGGCGCTGTCCAGTCAACTGGAGGCACAGCGCCAGACCATCGCGACTGCGCTCGATGAACTCGGCCCCGGGCTCAAGGTCCTCGCCGACGAGCGGGACCAACTGGTCGGGCTCCTGTCTAGTCTGTCCAATCTCGGTGTCGTCGCGACCCGGGTGATCAACGCGAGCCAGGCCGCCACCACCGCTGATTTCGCCGACCTGAAGCCCATCGTCGCTCGAATCGCCGCGGCGGGCAGCTCGCTGCCGCGTTCGCTGGACCTGCTGCTCGACTACCCGTTCCCGCTCGACTCGGTGGCAGCCATCCCAGGCGATTACACGGCCCTCTACGCGACGGTGCTGGTGAGCCCGCAGACTTGCGCCGTGCTCATGCTGCCGATCAACGTCTGCCCGACGGCCCTGGCCAGCCGTCAGGGCGGTACCACGGGCCGAGGCGCGACCGGGAACGGGAGCCCGCTCCTTCCGACCGTGAGCCCGCTCGTCCCGACCCAGACCGGACCGGTCGCCGCCGGCGAACAGGCTCTGGAGCGCCTCCTCGGTGTGGTAGGGACGCCATGA
- a CDS encoding MlaD family protein: protein MISRRVKIQLVAFVIISFLGVIYTGLTYVGIHPFGGPFTVTAYFRDSGGIFANAQVTERGVLIGKVGSLSFDKNVPNGVAVHLQIDSKYKNKIPADSNAMVADLSAVGEQYVDIEPQTMSGPYLRDGGVISLNRTSIPVDDATILLNLDKFVTSVNIPQLETVISELGNAFQDTGPALQRLIDAGDALTQTAKQNLPTDIALLDSGRTVLDTQQALNGDLQAFTANLAGLSGQLVSSDPDLRSFLDNGVLSAQQLQQLLQANQTDLPVLLSNLVTLAQVQEVRIPGLKTILALYPSNVANGFLTAGSTTPGQPLLGHAHFGIATTQNPAVCTTGYGTTPRSNVPSNYGGPANLNTYCNQSVLANGGSSGPSDVRGARNSPRPPGDSTENPPPGGYKQLPGATYPSGPSAGPPPNTSGYPSASAAPAARGMTIAPYDPLTGVIRAPDGQTYVLGDSGGEQQYLGNQSWQWLLLAPVLG, encoded by the coding sequence ATGATCAGCCGCAGGGTCAAGATTCAACTTGTCGCCTTCGTGATCATTTCGTTCCTAGGGGTGATCTACACCGGCCTCACCTACGTCGGTATTCACCCGTTCGGTGGGCCGTTTACGGTCACCGCCTATTTCCGTGACTCCGGAGGGATCTTCGCCAACGCCCAGGTCACGGAGCGTGGAGTCCTGATCGGCAAGGTCGGCTCGCTGAGCTTCGACAAGAACGTCCCCAACGGGGTCGCCGTTCACTTGCAGATCGACTCGAAATACAAGAACAAGATCCCGGCGGACAGCAATGCGATGGTCGCCGACCTGTCCGCGGTCGGCGAGCAATACGTCGACATCGAGCCGCAGACGATGTCCGGCCCCTATCTGCGCGACGGCGGAGTCATTTCGTTGAATCGCACCTCGATCCCGGTGGACGACGCGACCATCCTGCTGAACCTGGACAAATTCGTCACCTCAGTCAACATCCCGCAGCTGGAGACGGTGATCTCCGAGCTCGGGAACGCCTTCCAGGACACCGGGCCCGCCTTGCAACGCCTGATCGACGCCGGGGACGCTCTGACCCAAACGGCGAAGCAGAACCTGCCCACCGACATCGCGCTGCTCGACTCCGGCCGCACCGTGCTCGACACGCAGCAGGCGCTCAACGGCGATCTGCAGGCTTTCACCGCCAACCTGGCCGGTCTGTCCGGACAGCTGGTCTCGAGCGATCCCGATTTGCGATCATTCTTGGACAACGGGGTTCTCAGCGCTCAGCAACTCCAGCAGCTGCTCCAGGCTAACCAGACGGACCTGCCCGTGCTGCTCTCGAACCTGGTCACGTTGGCGCAGGTTCAGGAGGTAAGGATCCCGGGGCTGAAGACGATCCTCGCGCTATACCCGTCGAACGTCGCCAACGGCTTCCTCACCGCCGGGAGCACGACGCCCGGGCAACCCTTGCTCGGCCATGCCCACTTCGGCATCGCGACGACGCAGAACCCGGCGGTGTGCACGACCGGTTACGGGACGACGCCCCGTTCCAACGTCCCGAGCAACTACGGGGGACCGGCCAATCTCAACACCTACTGCAACCAATCAGTGCTGGCGAACGGTGGCTCTTCGGGCCCGTCCGACGTCCGCGGGGCTCGCAACTCGCCGCGGCCGCCGGGGGATAGCACGGAGAATCCGCCGCCGGGCGGGTACAAGCAGCTACCCGGCGCCACCTACCCGTCGGGCCCGTCCGCGGGACCGCCCCCGAACACCTCGGGTTACCCGTCCGCGAGCGCCGCCCCGGCGGCGCGCGGCATGACGATCGCGCCGTATGATCCGCTCACCGGCGTCATCCGGGCGCCCGACGGACAGACCTACGTCCTCGGCGATAGCGGCGGCGAGCAGCAGTACCTGGGCAACCAGTCCTGGCAGTGGCTGTTGCTGGCTCCCGTCCTCGGCTGA
- the rpoB gene encoding DNA-directed RNA polymerase subunit beta, which yields MEGPLLAPSRTASTSPSRTDSGRISFAKIREPLEVPNLLALQTSSFDWLIGAEAWRAEAGPDVIPGLEEILTEISPIKDFSESMSLEFREPRLEEPKYSIEECKDKDMTYSAPLFVIAEFTNNETGEIKSQTVFMGDFPLMTTGGTFIINGTERVVVSQLVRSPGVYYERTLDKTSDKDVYGCKVIPSRGAWLEFEVDKRDTVGVRIDRKRRQPVTVLLRALGWDNARILERFGDFESMRITLDKDHTQTQDEALVDIYRKLRPGEPPTRDAADALLTNLYFNEKRYDLAKVGRYKVNKKLGLSLPHSTGTLTEDDVVAAIDYIVRLHAAEPGFETDDIDHFGNRRLRTVGELIQNQVRIGLARMERVVRERMTTQDVEAITPQTLINIRPVVASIKEFFGTSQLSQFMDQTNPLAGLTHKRRLSALGPGGLSRERAGFEVRDVHPSHYGRMCPIETPEGPNIGLIGSLSTYAKVNSFGFVETPYRKVKNGKVTDQIDYLTADEEDRYVIAQANAPLTTDGKFAEVRVLVRKKGGEVDYLEPAAVDYMDVSPRQMVSVATAMIPFLEHDDANRALMGSNMQRQAVPLLRSEAPLVGTGMEQRAAKDAGDVVVAEQAGVVEDMCADYITIHHDDGTRRTYRLAKFRRSNQGTCINQKPMVHDGERVAAGQVIADGPCTANGEMALGKNLLVAFMPWEGHNYEDAIILSQRLVQDDVLSSIHIEEHEVDARDTKLGPEEITRDIPNVSEEVLADLDERGIIRIGAEVGPGDVLVGKVTPKGETELTPEERLLRAIFGEKAREVRDTSLKVPHGESGKVIGVRVFSRDEGDELPPGVNELVRVYVAQKRKITEGDKLAGRHGNKGVIAKILPQEDMPFLEDGTAVDIVLNPLGVPGRMNVGQVLETHLGWVAKTGWKITGRSEPWQKRLAEVDALEASPDTLLATPVFDGAREEEVTGLLDATLSNRDGVQLIGRAGKANLFDGRTGEPFREPIAVGYIYILKLLHLVDDKIHARSTGPYSMITQQPLGGKAQFGGQRFGEMEVWALEAYGAAYALQELLTIKSDDVLGRVKVYEAIVKGENIPEPGIPESFKVLIKEMQSLCLNVEVLSSDGMQIEMRDTDEDVFRAAEELGIDLSRREPSSVEEV from the coding sequence TTGGAAGGACCCCTCTTGGCCCCCTCGCGCACCGCTTCGACCAGCCCCTCGCGTACCGACTCCGGACGGATCTCGTTCGCCAAGATCCGTGAGCCGCTCGAGGTCCCGAACCTCCTGGCCCTGCAAACCTCGTCCTTCGACTGGCTGATCGGCGCGGAGGCATGGCGCGCCGAGGCTGGGCCGGACGTGATCCCGGGTCTGGAGGAGATCCTCACCGAGATCAGCCCGATCAAGGACTTCTCCGAGTCGATGTCCCTCGAGTTCCGGGAACCCCGGCTGGAGGAGCCCAAGTACTCCATCGAGGAGTGCAAGGACAAGGACATGACGTACTCGGCGCCGCTGTTCGTCATCGCCGAGTTCACGAACAACGAGACCGGTGAGATCAAGAGTCAGACGGTCTTCATGGGGGACTTCCCGTTGATGACGACGGGCGGCACGTTCATCATCAACGGCACCGAGCGCGTTGTCGTCTCCCAGCTCGTCCGGTCGCCCGGCGTCTACTACGAGCGCACCCTCGACAAGACTTCGGACAAGGACGTGTACGGCTGCAAGGTGATCCCCTCCCGGGGCGCCTGGCTCGAGTTCGAGGTCGACAAGCGGGACACCGTCGGGGTCCGGATCGACCGTAAGCGCCGGCAGCCGGTCACGGTCCTGCTCCGGGCGCTCGGCTGGGACAACGCGCGGATCCTCGAGCGCTTCGGCGACTTCGAGTCCATGCGGATCACCCTGGATAAGGACCACACCCAGACCCAGGACGAGGCGCTGGTCGACATCTATCGCAAGCTTCGTCCCGGCGAGCCGCCGACGCGAGATGCGGCCGATGCGCTCCTGACGAATCTTTACTTCAACGAGAAGCGCTACGACCTGGCCAAGGTCGGTCGATACAAGGTGAACAAGAAGCTCGGCCTCAGCCTCCCGCACTCGACGGGCACGCTGACCGAGGACGACGTCGTGGCTGCGATCGACTACATCGTCCGGCTCCACGCCGCAGAGCCGGGCTTCGAAACCGACGACATCGACCACTTCGGCAACCGGCGGCTGCGTACCGTCGGGGAGCTGATCCAAAACCAGGTCCGGATCGGTCTGGCTAGGATGGAGCGGGTCGTCCGCGAACGAATGACGACTCAGGACGTCGAGGCGATCACGCCGCAGACCCTGATCAACATCCGCCCTGTGGTTGCGTCGATCAAGGAGTTCTTCGGCACCAGCCAGCTGTCCCAGTTCATGGACCAGACCAACCCGTTGGCGGGCCTGACGCACAAGCGGCGGCTGTCCGCGCTCGGCCCTGGCGGTCTGTCGCGGGAGCGCGCGGGATTCGAGGTCCGCGACGTGCACCCGAGCCATTACGGGCGGATGTGTCCGATCGAGACGCCGGAAGGCCCGAACATCGGCCTGATCGGGTCACTTTCCACCTACGCAAAGGTGAACTCCTTCGGGTTCGTGGAGACCCCCTACCGGAAGGTCAAGAACGGCAAGGTCACCGACCAGATCGACTACCTGACCGCCGACGAAGAGGATCGCTACGTCATCGCGCAGGCGAACGCTCCGCTCACGACCGACGGCAAGTTCGCCGAGGTGCGGGTCCTGGTTCGTAAGAAGGGCGGCGAGGTCGACTACCTCGAGCCGGCGGCTGTCGACTACATGGACGTCTCGCCGCGGCAGATGGTGTCTGTTGCCACGGCCATGATCCCGTTTCTCGAGCATGACGACGCGAACCGGGCCCTGATGGGATCGAACATGCAGCGCCAGGCCGTGCCCCTGCTGCGCAGCGAGGCCCCGCTGGTCGGCACCGGCATGGAACAGCGCGCCGCCAAGGACGCTGGGGACGTGGTAGTTGCCGAGCAGGCCGGCGTCGTCGAGGACATGTGTGCCGACTACATCACGATCCACCACGACGACGGGACCCGCCGGACCTACCGATTGGCCAAGTTCCGCCGGTCCAACCAGGGCACCTGCATCAATCAGAAGCCCATGGTCCACGACGGGGAGCGGGTGGCGGCCGGGCAGGTCATCGCCGATGGGCCGTGCACTGCGAACGGGGAGATGGCGCTCGGCAAGAACCTGCTGGTGGCGTTCATGCCCTGGGAGGGCCACAACTACGAGGACGCGATCATCCTGTCTCAGCGGCTGGTCCAGGACGATGTGCTGTCCTCGATCCACATCGAGGAGCACGAGGTCGACGCCCGGGACACCAAGCTGGGTCCCGAGGAGATCACCCGAGACATCCCGAACGTGAGCGAGGAGGTCCTCGCGGACCTCGACGAGCGGGGGATCATCCGGATCGGGGCGGAGGTCGGGCCCGGGGACGTTCTAGTCGGCAAGGTCACCCCCAAGGGGGAGACCGAGCTCACCCCCGAGGAGCGGTTGCTCCGGGCGATCTTCGGCGAGAAGGCCCGCGAGGTGCGAGACACCTCGCTCAAGGTGCCGCACGGCGAGTCCGGCAAGGTGATCGGTGTCCGGGTGTTCAGCCGGGATGAGGGCGACGAGCTGCCGCCCGGAGTCAACGAGCTGGTCCGGGTCTATGTCGCCCAGAAGCGCAAGATCACCGAAGGCGACAAGTTGGCCGGGCGGCATGGCAACAAGGGCGTTATCGCGAAGATCCTGCCGCAGGAGGACATGCCGTTCCTCGAGGACGGCACCGCGGTCGACATCGTGCTCAACCCGCTCGGAGTGCCGGGTCGGATGAACGTCGGGCAGGTGCTGGAGACCCACCTCGGCTGGGTGGCGAAGACCGGCTGGAAGATCACCGGCCGCTCGGAACCGTGGCAGAAGCGGCTCGCCGAGGTGGATGCGCTCGAGGCGTCTCCGGACACCTTGCTGGCGACCCCCGTCTTCGACGGTGCCCGCGAGGAGGAGGTGACCGGGCTGCTCGATGCGACATTGAGCAACCGCGATGGTGTTCAGCTGATCGGCCGGGCGGGGAAGGCGAACCTCTTCGATGGCCGAACCGGTGAGCCCTTCCGGGAGCCGATCGCGGTCGGTTACATCTACATTCTCAAGCTGCTCCACCTGGTGGATGACAAGATCCACGCCCGGTCTACCGGCCCTTACTCCATGATCACGCAGCAGCCGCTCGGCGGAAAGGCGCAGTTCGGCGGGCAGCGGTTCGGCGAGATGGAAGTCTGGGCCCTCGAGGCGTACGGGGCCGCCTACGCGCTGCAGGAGCTGCTCACGATCAAGTCCGACGACGTCCTGGGCCGGGTCAAGGTCTACGAGGCGATCGTCAAGGGCGAGAACATCCCGGAGCCGGGGATTCCGGAGTCGTTCAAGGTGCTGATCAAGGAGATGCAGTCGCTGTGCCTGAACGTCGAGGTGCTCTCCAGTGACGGCATGCAGATCGAGATGCGTGACACCGACGAAGACGTCTTCCGCGCTGCGGAAGAACTGGGTATCGACCTCAGTCGTCGTGAACCGTCGTCTGTCGAGGAGGTCTAG
- a CDS encoding DNA-directed RNA polymerase subunit beta' gives MLDVNFFDELRIGLATADDIRLWSHGEVKKPETINYRTLKPEKDGLFCEKIFGPTRDWECYCGKYKRVRFKGIICERCGVEVTRAKVRRERMGHIELAAPVTHIWYFKGVPSRLGYLLDLAPKDLEKIIYFAAYLVTEVDDTARHRDLPSVEAQISVEKQRIEAKRDADIEGRQKKSEADLAELEAEGAKGDVRRKVRDGAEREMRQLRDRAQRQLDELDAVLDEFKKLAVKQLIPDERVYRELRDRFAKGVKDAAGNWKTPPGTMGEYFEAGMGAESLKKLLEGFDLEAEAESLRETIRSGKGQKKARALKRLKVVSAFLNTRNSPMGMVLDCVPVIPPDLRPMVQLDGGRFATSDLNDLYRRVINRNNRLKRLLDLGAPEIIVNNEKRMLQEAVDALFDNGRRGRPVTGPGNRPLKSLSDMLKGKQGRFRQNLLGKRVDYSGRSVIVVGPQLKLHQCGLPKQMALELFKPFVMKRLVDLNHAQNIKSAKRMVERARPVVWDVLEEVIGEHPVLLNRAPTLHRLGIQAFEPQLVEGKAIQIHPLVCTAFNADFDGDQMAVHLPLSAEAQAEARILMLSSNNILSPAHGRPITSPTQDMVLGLFYLTTHREGTAGEGRVFSSVSEAIMAHDARGLDLQALIKIRLRDVPDVDRGTELAARPFAMPEDAQPGAPLLLETTLGRCLFNETLPVDYKFVDYEVRKPQLSEIVNDLAERYPKVQVAATLDALKEAGFHWATRAGVTIAIDDVVTPPEKAAILEKTEIQADKVQKQFERGVITDDERRQELIEIWTRATAEVAQKMEENFPKYNPVAMMVGSGARGNMMQVRQIAGMRGLVANPKGEIIPRPIKTNFREGLTVLEYFISTHGARKGLADTALRTADSGYLTRRLVDVSQDLIVREDDCGTERGIVMPIAMVGRDGQLRRDDDVETGVYARTLAEDVTVGKKTLASAGTDLGDLLISELVTAGVEQIKVRSVLTCESKVGTCALCYGRSLATGKLVDVGEAVGIIAAQSIGEPGTQLTMRTFHTGGVAGEDITHGLPRVVELFEARKPKGVAPITEVAGRVHIEETDKLAKFVVVPDDGSDPKEYPLLKRMLAWRWYDAEQERDRGQWRVEEGQHVDVGAQLHAGAVDPHEVLRILGPRQVQLHLVKEVQEVYRSQGVSIHDKHIEIIIRQMLKRVNVLESGDADLLPGELVERPRFEEENRRVVAEGGTPASARPVLMGITKASLATESWLSAASFQETTRVLTDAAIHARSDSLVGLKENVIIGKLIPAGTGISRYRNVRVEPTEEAKAAAYTMGAYDDGEYNFGTGSGQAIPLDEFDYREYR, from the coding sequence GTGCTGGACGTCAACTTCTTCGACGAGTTGCGCATCGGCTTGGCGACCGCGGACGACATCCGTCTGTGGTCGCACGGGGAGGTGAAGAAGCCGGAGACGATCAACTACCGCACGCTCAAGCCGGAAAAGGACGGGCTCTTCTGCGAGAAGATCTTCGGCCCCACCCGGGACTGGGAGTGCTACTGCGGGAAATACAAGCGGGTCCGGTTCAAGGGCATCATCTGCGAGCGCTGCGGCGTCGAGGTGACCCGGGCGAAGGTGCGCCGGGAACGCATGGGCCACATCGAGCTCGCCGCGCCGGTCACCCACATCTGGTACTTCAAGGGCGTGCCTAGCCGGCTCGGCTATCTGCTCGATCTCGCCCCCAAAGACCTCGAGAAGATCATCTATTTCGCGGCGTACCTGGTTACCGAGGTCGACGACACGGCTCGCCATCGCGACCTGCCCAGTGTCGAGGCCCAGATCTCGGTCGAGAAGCAACGGATCGAAGCCAAGCGTGACGCGGACATCGAAGGGCGGCAGAAGAAGAGCGAGGCCGACCTCGCCGAGCTGGAGGCCGAAGGCGCCAAAGGCGATGTCCGGCGCAAGGTGCGCGACGGGGCGGAGCGCGAGATGCGCCAGCTCCGGGATCGCGCGCAGCGCCAGCTCGACGAGCTCGACGCCGTTCTCGACGAGTTCAAGAAGCTGGCGGTCAAGCAGCTGATCCCGGATGAGCGGGTTTACCGCGAGCTCCGCGACCGGTTCGCCAAGGGCGTTAAGGACGCCGCGGGGAACTGGAAGACCCCTCCCGGGACGATGGGCGAGTACTTCGAGGCCGGGATGGGCGCCGAGTCGCTGAAGAAGCTGCTCGAGGGGTTCGACCTCGAGGCCGAGGCCGAGTCGCTGCGAGAGACCATCCGCAGCGGTAAGGGCCAGAAGAAGGCCCGAGCGCTCAAGCGCCTCAAGGTCGTATCGGCGTTCCTCAACACCCGAAACTCACCGATGGGGATGGTCCTGGACTGCGTCCCGGTCATCCCGCCGGATCTGCGTCCGATGGTCCAGCTCGACGGTGGCCGGTTTGCGACGAGTGACCTCAACGACCTCTATCGGCGGGTCATCAACCGGAACAACCGTCTCAAGCGATTGCTCGACCTCGGGGCTCCGGAGATCATCGTCAACAACGAGAAGCGGATGCTCCAGGAGGCCGTCGACGCGCTGTTCGACAACGGTCGCCGAGGCCGCCCGGTCACCGGACCCGGGAATCGGCCGCTGAAGAGCCTGTCCGACATGCTCAAGGGCAAGCAGGGCAGGTTCCGGCAGAACCTGCTCGGTAAGCGGGTCGACTACTCGGGCCGTTCGGTGATCGTCGTCGGTCCGCAGCTGAAGCTGCATCAGTGCGGGCTGCCCAAGCAGATGGCGCTCGAGCTGTTCAAGCCCTTCGTCATGAAGCGGCTGGTGGACCTCAACCACGCGCAGAACATCAAAAGCGCCAAGCGGATGGTGGAGCGGGCCCGGCCGGTGGTATGGGACGTTCTCGAGGAGGTGATCGGGGAGCACCCGGTACTGCTCAACCGCGCCCCGACGCTGCACCGACTGGGCATCCAGGCGTTCGAGCCGCAGCTCGTCGAGGGCAAGGCGATCCAGATCCATCCGCTGGTCTGCACGGCCTTCAACGCCGACTTCGACGGGGACCAGATGGCCGTGCACCTGCCGCTGTCGGCGGAGGCTCAGGCCGAGGCTCGGATTCTCATGCTCTCGAGCAACAACATCCTTTCGCCGGCACACGGCCGACCGATCACCTCACCGACCCAGGACATGGTGCTCGGGCTGTTCTACCTGACGACGCATCGGGAGGGGACCGCCGGCGAGGGCCGGGTCTTCTCGTCCGTGTCCGAGGCGATCATGGCGCACGACGCCCGTGGGCTCGATCTGCAGGCACTGATCAAGATACGGCTCCGGGACGTGCCGGACGTTGACCGTGGGACGGAGCTCGCGGCGCGGCCCTTCGCCATGCCTGAGGACGCGCAGCCGGGCGCGCCGCTGCTGCTCGAGACCACGTTGGGCCGATGCCTGTTCAACGAGACATTGCCCGTCGACTACAAGTTCGTCGATTACGAGGTCCGCAAACCCCAGCTATCAGAGATCGTCAACGACCTGGCTGAGCGTTACCCGAAGGTCCAGGTGGCGGCCACCCTCGACGCGCTGAAGGAGGCCGGTTTCCACTGGGCCACTCGCGCCGGGGTCACGATCGCGATCGACGATGTCGTGACGCCGCCGGAGAAGGCGGCGATCCTCGAGAAGACCGAGATCCAGGCGGACAAGGTTCAGAAGCAATTCGAGCGGGGGGTCATCACCGATGACGAGCGCCGCCAGGAGCTGATCGAGATCTGGACTCGGGCGACTGCTGAGGTCGCCCAAAAGATGGAAGAGAACTTCCCGAAGTACAACCCGGTCGCGATGATGGTGGGCTCAGGCGCGCGCGGGAACATGATGCAGGTTCGGCAGATCGCTGGTATGCGGGGACTGGTCGCGAACCCGAAGGGCGAGATCATCCCCCGGCCGATCAAAACCAACTTCCGCGAAGGCCTGACCGTGCTCGAGTACTTCATCTCGACGCACGGGGCCCGAAAGGGATTGGCGGACACCGCCCTGCGTACCGCCGACTCGGGGTATCTGACCCGGCGTCTGGTCGACGTCAGCCAGGACCTCATCGTCCGTGAGGACGATTGCGGGACCGAGCGCGGGATCGTCATGCCGATTGCCATGGTGGGTCGCGACGGTCAGCTGCGTCGTGATGACGACGTCGAGACCGGTGTCTACGCCCGCACCCTGGCCGAGGACGTGACGGTCGGCAAGAAGACCCTCGCCTCCGCCGGTACCGACCTCGGTGATCTGCTGATCAGCGAGCTCGTGACGGCGGGCGTCGAGCAGATCAAGGTCCGCAGCGTGCTGACCTGCGAGTCCAAGGTCGGGACGTGCGCGCTGTGCTACGGCCGCTCCCTGGCGACCGGAAAACTCGTCGACGTCGGCGAAGCGGTCGGCATCATCGCTGCCCAGTCGATCGGTGAGCCGGGTACCCAGCTCACCATGCGGACCTTCCACACCGGAGGGGTCGCCGGCGAGGACATCACCCACGGCCTGCCCCGCGTGGTCGAGTTGTTCGAAGCGCGCAAACCCAAGGGCGTGGCTCCGATCACAGAGGTCGCGGGCCGGGTGCACATCGAGGAGACCGACAAGCTCGCGAAGTTCGTCGTCGTCCCCGATGACGGGAGCGACCCGAAGGAATACCCGCTACTCAAGCGCATGCTCGCCTGGCGCTGGTACGACGCTGAGCAGGAGCGGGACCGCGGCCAGTGGCGGGTGGAGGAGGGACAGCACGTCGACGTCGGAGCGCAGCTGCACGCCGGCGCGGTCGATCCCCACGAGGTGCTCCGGATCCTCGGCCCCCGCCAGGTTCAGCTGCATCTGGTCAAGGAGGTCCAGGAGGTCTACCGGTCCCAGGGTGTGTCGATCCACGACAAGCACATCGAGATCATCATTCGGCAGATGCTCAAGCGGGTGAACGTTCTGGAGTCCGGGGATGCCGACCTGCTACCCGGAGAGCTCGTCGAGCGTCCGCGTTTCGAGGAGGAGAACCGCCGGGTCGTCGCCGAGGGCGGCACTCCGGCGTCCGCCCGGCCGGTGCTGATGGGCATTACCAAAGCGTCGCTGGCGACGGAGTCCTGGCTTTCGGCGGCGAGCTTCCAGGAGACCACCCGGGTGCTCACCGACGCGGCCATCCACGCCCGCAGCGACTCGCTCGTCGGGCTCAAGGAGAACGTCATCATCGGCAAGCTCATCCCGGCCGGAACCGGGATCAGCCGCTACCGCAACGTGCGGGTCGAGCCGACCGAGGAGGCGAAGGCGGCCGCGTACACTATGGGTGCCTACGACGACGGCGAGTACAACTTCGGGACCGGCTCGGGGCAGGCCATCCCGCTGGACGAATTCGACTACCGGGAGTACCGCTAG
- the rpsL gene encoding 30S ribosomal protein S12: MPTIQQLVRKGRQDKVDKTKTPALKGSPQRRGVCTRVYTTTPKKPNSALRKVARVRLTSGVEVTAYIPGVGHNLQEHSIVLVRGGRVKDLPGVRYKIVRGSLDTQGVRGRKQARSRYGAKKEKS, encoded by the coding sequence TTGCCCACGATCCAGCAACTGGTCCGCAAGGGCCGGCAGGACAAGGTCGACAAGACCAAGACCCCGGCGCTCAAGGGCAGTCCTCAGCGCCGTGGCGTGTGCACGCGCGTCTATACGACGACGCCGAAGAAGCCGAACTCGGCGCTGCGCAAGGTCGCTCGGGTACGGCTCACCAGCGGTGTCGAGGTGACGGCCTACATCCCCGGCGTCGGTCACAACCTCCAGGAGCACTCGATCGTGCTCGTGCGTGGCGGCCGGGTGAAGGACCTGCCGGGGGTCCGCTACAAGATCGTCCGCGGGTCGCTGGACACCCAGGGCGTCCGCGGGCGCAAGCAGGCCCGCAGTCGCTACGGAGCGAAGAAGGAGAAGAGCTGA
- the rpsG gene encoding 30S ribosomal protein S7, protein MPRKGPAPRHPVLVDPVYNSPLVTTLVNKVLLRGKRSRAQSIVYEALEGCRAKTGGDPVITLKRALDNVKPTLEVKSRRVGGATYQVPVEVRAGRSTTLALRWLVSYSRQRREKTMTERLMNELLDASNGLGASVKRREDTHKMAESNKAFAHYRW, encoded by the coding sequence ATGCCCCGCAAAGGCCCGGCTCCCCGCCACCCCGTCCTCGTCGACCCGGTGTATAACTCGCCGCTGGTCACCACCCTGGTCAACAAGGTGCTGCTCCGCGGCAAGCGCTCGCGGGCGCAGAGCATCGTCTACGAAGCCCTCGAGGGCTGCCGGGCCAAAACCGGCGGCGATCCGGTGATCACCCTCAAGCGGGCGCTGGACAATGTGAAGCCGACCCTCGAGGTGAAGAGCCGGCGGGTGGGCGGCGCGACGTACCAGGTCCCGGTCGAGGTCCGGGCCGGCCGCAGCACGACCTTGGCGTTGCGCTGGCTGGTCAGCTACTCCCGGCAGCGCCGGGAGAAGACGATGACCGAGCGGTTGATGAATGAGCTGCTCGACGCGAGCAATGGCCTGGGCGCCAGCGTCAAGCGGCGCGAGGACACCCACAAGATGGCCGAGTCCAACAAGGCCTTCGCGCACTACCGCTGGTAA